The Balearica regulorum gibbericeps isolate bBalReg1 chromosome 12, bBalReg1.pri, whole genome shotgun sequence genome includes a region encoding these proteins:
- the LYSMD2 gene encoding LOW QUALITY PROTEIN: lysM and putative peptidoglycan-binding domain-containing protein 2 (The sequence of the model RefSeq protein was modified relative to this genomic sequence to represent the inferred CDS: inserted 1 base in 1 codon), giving the protein MRNGPAASGASTVAAAGRAAPEXAGAAPHARGGGGGCGAGAEPRSLRPGGSMAESLREEPPGGPESEAELSQRLARTKARSYGSTASVAAPLAERYVEHRLSAGDTLQGIALKYGVTMEQIKRANKLFTNDCIFLRKTLNIPVISEKPLLFNGLNSLESPENETVDSSPSCDEGLVTVQEESSSSPSPQEPDNQPTAPEELSAKDFLQRLDLQIKLSKQAARKLKDDNVREEDNEEGPYATSSYHQ; this is encoded by the exons ATGCGCAACGGGCCTGCCGCGAGCGGAGCCTCCACCGTTGCCGccgccgggcgggcggcgcctg gggcgggggcggcgccCCATgcccgggggggcggcggcggctgcggagCCGGCGCGGAGCCGCGGTCGCTAAGGCCAGGCGGGAGCATGGCCGAGTCGCTGCGGGAGGAGCCGCCGGGCGGGCCGGAGTCGGAGGCCGAGCTGTCGCAGCGTCTGGCCCGCACCAAGGCCCGCTCATACGGCAGCACGGCAAGCGTGGCGGCGCCGCTGGCCGAGCGCTACGTAGAGCACCGGCTCAGCGCCGGGGACACGCTGCAGGGCATCGCCCTCAAGTACGGCGTCACG ATGGAACAAATAAAGAGGGCAAATAAACTGTTCACTAATGACTGTATATTTCTGAGGAAAACCCTGAATATTCCCGTTATATCAGAGAAACCATTACTTTTCAATGGACTTAATTCACTGGAGTCTCCTGAGAATGAAACTGTTGACAGCTCCCCTTCTTGTGATGAAGGACTAGTGACAGTTCAGGAAGAAAGTAGTTCTTCTCCGAGTCCTCAAGAGCCTGACAATCAGCCCACTGCACCAGAAGAACTATCTGCCAAAGATTTCCTACAGAGGTTGGACTTGCAGATTAAGTTATCCAAACAAGCAGCCAGAAAACTAAAAGATGACAATGTCAG agaggAGGACAATGAGGAAGGTCCCTATGCAACTTCTTCGTATCACCAGTAG